tgcactgttggagctaggaacacaaggatttatctagatactactgcactgttggagctagaaacacaagcatttatctagatactactgcactgttggagctagaaacacaagcatttatctagatactactgcactgttggagctagaaacacaagcatttatctagatactactgcactgttggagctagtaacacaagcatttcagtacacccacaataacatctgctaaatatgtgcatgtgaccaataaaattagattatgctttttatagattttttttactcACCTCACTTTGATTGACCAattgaaagaagttcaacaacaaGTTGAAACTGAAAACATGGTTCTTGTGggtgtattacattgttattgattattgttgGGTTTTTTGagttgagtttgcaagaaaggcatttcactgtacttatgcatgtgacattaaaacttgaaagtTGTTTCAAAGCCGAACACAAcgaaatgtacagtgccttctaaggtgatgattcattcaaaacagccatacaaatattatatattataatataaatataaataggcCTATATATGAGACCAAGCctgcatttttttattattaaaatgATTATGCCAATACATCGCATGCTGCATATTATGCATGGcagaaaaatattttaaaaaactgatttaagaagtctttggtacataattggactgtattattatgcattattatctatctctctctctctctttcggtggACCTGTgccttaggaccatgcctcaggactacctggcctgatgattccttcaactgttctgccttcggcgatggaaccctgacctgttcaccggacgtgctgccttgtcccagacctgctgttttcaactctctagagacagcaggatgggtagagatactctgaatgatcagctatgaaaagccaactgacatttactcctgaggtgctgacttgttgcaccctcgacaactactgtgattattattacttgaccctgctggtcatctatgaacatttgaacatcttggccatgttctgttataatctccacccgacacagccagaagaggactggccacccctcatagcctggttcctctctaggtttcttcctaggttttgacctttctagggagtttttcctagccaccgtgcttctacacctgcattgcttgctgtttggggatttaggctgggtttctgtacagcactttgtgacatcagctgatgtaagaagggctttacgAATACATTTGATTGGTGCTGGATGGACTAGTTACCTTATTCTACTCACCAAACTGTCTATGCATGAGTCTGGGACAGAACATATAGACCAAGGCGAtactgttggttcattgattgtgtaGGGCAtgttacagttagcctacaattgcagtgaatttgtatttgaaaACCTAGTAATAGGACATGTTTTATATTTTCATTATTAAATAGGCAGACATTACCTTTATTTACAGaatgtcctcccctctctccttcatttcTTTCTCCAGCGGACAGAGGTGTCAACATTTTTAATTAAACATGTTACTATGGATGTTCCTGAACAtttttcacttggtttcccaagtCCAACCCaggaaaaaaaataacatttaaaaaaaaaaatgttaagaaAGCCCATAACATGCAGCCACTCCTGTCACGCAGCATAGGCTGTATGCTGCTCAACCTGTGGTTGATGCAGGAGGTAAATATAGAAAGTCGCCTACCTGGTGGGAAAGGCCTCCATTTGCTATTTGAGTGCATGTGGATAACACTTATTTTTTATCTTGCCCCTTTTCCTGCCCCTTTGATAATGGGCTGTTCTAAATCGAAACAAATGTTACATATTAGCAGTtctggaaaaagtacccaattgtgatatttgagtaaaagtatagataccttaataaaaagttactcaagtaaaagtcaaccagtaaaatactacttgggtaaaagtctaaaagtattttcctgtcctgctaagcattcgaaatgtaacgagtactttgggtTGCCAGGGAaattgtatggagtaaaaagtacaatattttctgtaGGAATTTAGTGAAgattaaaagttgtcaaaaatataaataggaaAATAAAGCACAGATACTCCCAaatacaacttaagtagtactttaaagtatttttacttaagtactttacaccactgcatattagtaaagacaagattaaattgaaaATAGTCtgattatattcttcttactatacaatcataatataaaataatggcacaggatttaagcatatcttgtctgctaaatgaacaaccCTACAGCATGGCTCaaagccagataacatacagtaggccaactcatattgtgttcttttgaaatacattttgttcgtatcatgtttctttagaatagttattgtgatggtgtatattaaatggatttatttatCTTCCAAAGGTGCGCATCAGCAGCTTGTATGCGGCTTATATGTGTGAATTCCTGCCGATGCttaacgtgtttatgttaattaatggtcaattactGTAAGACCAGCTGGCTTTTGCATGACAAAAAGTCATGACCACCACAGTCCTTTTAGTAAGTAACACACTGTTTCAACCCTAATATActaagatacactacatgaccaaaagtatgtggacatctgctccctgaacatctcattccaaaatcatgggcattaatatggagttggtccctccttcgctgctataacagcctccactcttctgggaaggatttccattagatgttggaacattgctgcggggacttgcttccattcagccacaagagcattagtgaggtcagagcACAGATGTTGGCCGATTAGGTCTGGCTTGCAGTCAGCGGTCCaacgttggggcggcaggtagcctagcggttagtgtTGGATCAATAACTGAAAGGTGCTCAGATCGgatcaccgagctgacaaggtaaaaatctgtcgttctgaacaaggcagttagcccactagggtgtcattgtaaataacaatttgttcttaactgacttgcctagttaaataaaggtttaaaaaatttcattccaaaggtgtttgatggggttgaggtcagggctctgtgcaggccagtcaagttcttccaaactcaacaaaacatttctcaacaaagcaacagctcttgtgctgacgttgcttccagaggcagtttggaactcggtagtgagtgctgTAACAGATCATTTTTactcgcttcagcactctgcagtttcgttctgtgagcttgtggcctaccacttagccgttgatgctcctagacgtttccactccaaaataaaagcacttacagttgaccgaggcagctcctgcagggcagacatttgacaaactgactagttggaaaggtggcatcctatgacagtaccacgttgaaagtcacagaactgttcagtatgggccattctactgccagtgtttggctatggagattgcatggcggtgtgctcaattttatacacttgtctgcaacgggtgtggctgaaatatatacttgtgtatatatagtgtaggttGACTTATTCAATTATAGTCAAGGTAGTCCCAAAGAGGGTGTTGGCCTGACAATGGTGTGCCATTTGAAACCCTATGATAGATACTGATGCTCCTGAATAGCACTAGAATATACTGATGTTTTAATACTGATTTTAAACCATGCCAtggctgtagtgtactgtactaaaGCAGCTGTCTGTTTTGATGAAGTCTTCCAGAGCCGTATGTTGTCCATTGCAGCCGGTAATTTCCTCTTCCGTCTGGTGCCGCTCCTAAACTAGTCCACGTGATCTCTAGTTTACATGACCATGCTGTTAGGATGGAAATCAATGTTAACCCTTTTATGTAGGAAACACCATGCTGACCTACAAGAGAAGGGAAACTACTTGTTGTACATCCATTTCCCGTCTCATTTACATCTTGGCAATACATTTGCTCGGTGTTAAAGAATGACTTCCTTAATCCTCTTGGTTCCTGTGTGGAACACAAGGCATCAACTACAGGAGTGCCACTGCTGCCTTTATTGGGGATGGCATCTCTGATGGTTCGTGGCCAGGTTTCCTTCTCATAATAAATAAGGGCCGGTTTCCTGGACAGATTAAGCCTCATCTTGCACTAAAAAGCAAGCTCATTGGACCGCCAGACATGCTTTATAGTCCAGAAGTAGGactaatctgtgtccaggaaaccagcccaTAAAGATCAACTCAATGTATAGACTACAGCAGTCAGGTTTAAAACAGTAAAACATGTTTATTCAGTTCTCTCATCAGCTGATTGGTCATGATGAAGTGCATCAGTAGTGAAAGGCAGACAGGATTTGTTACATGCTCGATAACCATTTACAAACATGATTCAACTCCACAATTTAAAATAAAACCATTACTTGCATTTGACCTGAAAAGACAGTGGTGGTAATACACAGGACCGCCCAAGAAGTACATACACGTTCCTTTAAGAAACAGGGAGAGAATGCCAAAACCAAACTGGGTTGTTCCAATTCAAGTAGTTAGTTTAAGACCCTTTTTTcaaaaacattattatttttttttttttactttcaacAAATTCAAGTTCAGGATGATGTAAAAGACGAGGAGAAAAGTCCAGATCATGTCAAcgtcaggagaaaggagagatggatCACATTCCAGAATCCCAAGGAACAAAACAAAAagcgaagggagggagggattgagaaGCCATCTTTGTTTTACAATACTCAAGAGTCGGGGCAACTGACATCAGTAGTAGTAACTGGCATGGTAGTAGAGCATCAGACCAACATTCACTGACGAGGTCCCATGTAGCGACCTCCCTCGTTGGGTCCAGCGCCTCGTCCAGAGCCAAAGCTGGGTTTCTGTGCCATGCCACCCCTGGTGGGGGGGCCTCTGGGCCCTCCTATCCTCTCTCGGGGCCCTCCGGGGCCACCTGGACCTCTGGGGCGAATGTCTCGGCGGTCCCCTTCCCGGGCGGAGCGTGTCTTCTTTTCCTCCACGTTCAGTCGGACATCTCCTCTGAACTTAATGGGCTACAAATGAAAGAGGACTGTtagtatattaactcatttaAATGATCAAAAACAACTAAAGATCAGAGTGGGCTTTTAGAAAGAATTGTGTCTGTACATGCATAAAAAAATTGAATGACATGTAGTGCTTCCAAACAGACATTTATGGGAATGTGAAGCACCTTTCTATCATCATCGTCGAAATGGAGCCGAAGGCTTTGCAAAATGGAGCCGAGTTCATCAAATCTTCATGTTGGTAATTAAAACACTCAGACTTAACATATGTTTAAAATAATTATTACCCGGTTGCTTAGGATTTTCTGTACAGGTTCCGAATCGTCAAACACCACAAATCCAAAGTTGGGAAGCTTTCCTCCGCTGTTGATCCGTAGCTCAAGCACAGTACCATACTCTGTAGGAAGAACCAGATCGTATTAAAATGACACCGTTTCAACCAATCGATTACTTCCATCAGTTGCTGCAAAGCGTTCCGTGTTCTGTTGCAGAGACGCAGATCATTTAAAATGAGAAAGATCAATGTCGTCTAACTCTTTTACAGGTCATTTGGGGACTATGATCAATTAAGACTAGCCATCTAAATCTGGTAGTACTGCACCCCAGTACTGTCAGAGTTGTTGATTACCATGTGCTGTCCctatttaatcaattatttgccAGTTGAAACCATAAAGCTATTAATTCAAAAGCTTTTTTGCAGACCATTAAAAAACGACATACGTTGGAAAAAGTCCTTGAGCTCTGCCTTGTCCACATCATGGGGAACGTTCCCTACAAACAGCTGGTGAGCGTCTGGATACCTCACCACACGGCCAACCTCCGAAGACTCTCCCTGCTCTCCTTCCCGCACTGCAGACCAAGAGCAGACCCGACAGAGGCATGAGAGGAGATCACTTTATTAACGGTCACGCATACACGTCTGATGTTTCTTTAAAGAATaagcactatatatacacacacacacacacagagttcagacagattcccattcagagttCAGACTAACAGACAGGTTTACATCCAACGTAGACAGCAAACtgtagaaaaacatttttttttttacaacggaAAACTTAAATCtgtgttcttattggacaaggTCAGGTAGTACATCCAAGTTGCACTTCATTTCGATACATTTTCTACCTCCTGAACATGATCCAGCTTCCTGGTGGATGGTACCGTGTGTTAGGGTGAGATGCTATCTGGTGGATCATACCTCCTGGTCGGGGTCCTCTGTTGACTGGTGGGGGGCCTGGCCTTGCTTCCCGtggtctctgctctcctctcggtTGTGTTCTCTGTGCTGCGGCTTCTGTTTTCACCTCCACCCTGGGCTAAAGCACCAAGACAAGACCCTGAGAAACCAGGCTAGAAGACCAAGACAACAAGACTCCAAGCTAAATCACTAGTtgattgtgttcgttgtcctttAAGAGGAACGTTGATTTAAAGTCACATGAAAATGTTAATTATACCGAATCATCAATATAGTACATGTGGTCTTTCAACTGGTAGGATACATGTGTACTAGGTGATTTTATCCCCTTAGTAATCAATATAGTACATGTGGTCTTTCAACTGGTAGGATACATGTGTACTAGGTGATATTATCCCCTTAGTAATCAATATAGTACATGTGGTCTTTCAACTGGTAGGATACATGTGTACTAGGTGATTTTATCCCCCTAGTAATCAATATAGTACATGTGGTCTTTCAACTGGTAGGATACATGTGTACTAGGTGATTTTATCCCCTTAGTAATCAATATAGTACATGTGGTCTTTCAACTGGTAGGATACATGTGTACTAGGTGATTTTATCCCCTTAGTAATCAATATAGTATTTGTGGTTGTTTCTTCTGCTGGTATTTAATACATCATGTAGGCTACAGGAGGAGTGTTTTTGTATGTTAACGTACCGTTGCCGATGGGACTTTGACGACGTGTGGGGGGATGCCTGAGACGGGGACAACTCCGCTAGGGGGAAGGTTCTTACTGGTCACAGACGCCCAGGAGAAAGGCTGGAGGAGAGACGAAACAGACGTTATTAAATCAAGCTGAATGAGGTCTGGTAGCTGTACAGGGAAACCACTAGAAGCTAGGTAAACCTAATGAAGAACATCAAGGGCCAAAAGGAAGGAATTTCTAAGCAATAGTAGTTAATCTACAAAATTAGCTATCATAGCTGATGCAACCAAAATGGTTCTTAAACCAAAATGGAATAACCAGAGGTGTAGACAAGTCACATATTGCCTAGTGACCTCGACAGTGGATAACCAGCCAAAACACAGCATCCAGAGAGGAATATACAGCCAGGTCACACAAGGAATCACAACCACCATGTTGACATGGCCACAGCGTAGACAACATAAGGGTTGAGACCTACCCGGTTATCTTCAGCGGGTGCGGGGGCAGGGTCAGCAGTGGCAGAGGGCAGGGGTGAGGAGACTGGAcacttctctccctgctcctctgtgGTGTGTTCCTGCTGCTGCTGGGTCTCTGGCTCCAGGTCCCGTTTTCCATCCACCACGTCTGGCTCCGCCTCAGGTTCTGCCTCAGGCTCTGGGGTTAAAGCCACCTCCTCCTCTGGCCTCTTGACCTCGGTGCTGATataacccagacacacacacacacatatctaatattaacccagacacacacacacacatatctaatattaacccagacacacacacacacacacacatatctaatattaacccagacacacacacacacatatctaatattaacccagacacacacacacacatatctaatattaacccagacacacacacacacacatatctaatattaacccagacacacacacacatctaatattaacccagacacacacacacacatctaatattaacccagacacacacacacacatatctaatattaacccagacacacacacacacatctaatattaacccagacacacacacacacatctaatattaacccagacacacacacacatctaatattaacccagacacacacacacatctaatatTAACCCAGACACACATCTAATATTAACCCAGACACACATCTAATattaacccagacacacacacacacatctaatattaacccagacacacacatctAATattaacccagacacacacacacacatctaatattaacccagacacacacatctAATattaacccagacacacacacacacatctaatatgaacccagaacacacacacacacatctaatattaacccagacacacacacacatctaatattaacccagacacacacacacatctaatattaacccagacacacacacacatctaatatTAACCCAGACACACATCTAATattaacccagacacacacacacacacatctaatattaacccagacacacacacacacacacatctaatattaacccagacacacacacacacacatctaatattaacccagacacacacacacatatctaatattaacccagacacacacacacatatctaatattaacccagacacacacacacatatctaatattaacccagacacacacctaacattaacccagacacacacacctaacatTAACCCAAGCATAGACTACAACGAAGTGGTACTAAATAAGTGGcaagtaatttattgggtaatcCACCAATGTTTCGCATCGCAGAAAAGACTAATTAAATTTGACATCCAAATTGTCTGGGGGGGTGCAATGCAAAATGTGTTGTCAAAGTTTCCAGTGTACCCGCCGAGAGGGGATTGTTTCTCCAAAACAGccaagactagaggtcgaccgattatgattttcccacaccgataccgattattggaggacccccccCGGGGGAAAAAGACAGatgaatcagatttttttttatatcaatctatcaataatgacaattacaacaataccgaATGAACACTTAACATAATACATACATAAAAATCTATTTActctcaaataatgaaacatgttcaatttggtttaaataatgcaaaaaacagtgttggagaagaaagtaaaagtgcaatatgtgccatgtaaaaaagctaacatttaagttcctcgctcagaacatatgaaagctggtggttccttttaacatgagtcttcaatattcccaggtaagaagttttaggttgtagttattataggaattataggactatttctctctataccatttgtatttcatatacttttgactattggatgttcttataggcactttagtattgccagtgtaacagtatagcttccgtccctctcctcgctcctacctgggctcgaaccaggaacacatcgacaacagccaccctcgaagcattgttacccatgtagagcaaggggaacaactactccaagtctcagagcgagtgacgtttgaaacgctattagagtgtacccggctaactagctagccatttcacatcatttacaccagcctcatcttgggagttgataggcttgaagtcataaacagctcaatacattgcgaagggctgctggcaaaacacacgaaagtgctattttgaatgaatgcttacgagcctgctgctgcctaccatcgctcagtcagactgctctatcaaatcatagacttaattataaaataacacacagaaacacgagccgtaggtcattaatatgatcgaatccggaaactatcatctcgaaaacaaaacgttattcctgttacattgcacaaccttcaatgttatgtcataattacgcaaaattctggcaaattagttcgcaacgagccaggcggcccaaactgttgcatataccctgactctgcgtgcaatgaacgcaaaatgacacaatttcacctggttaatattgcttgctaacatggatttattttagctaaatatgcaggtttaaaaatatacttctgtgtattgattttaagaaaggcactgatgtttatggttaggtacagtcgtgcaacgattgttcttttttcgcaaatgcgcttttgttaaatcatcccccgtttggtgaagtcggctgtctttgttaggaagaaatagtcttcacagttcacaacgagccaggcggcccaaactgctgcatataccctgactctgtttgcaagagaagtggcACATTTTCCCtatttaaaagaaattcatgttagcaggcaatattaactaaatatgcaggtttaaaatatatacttgtgtattgattttaagaaaggcattgatgtttatggttggagcaatgtgtacctaagcaattatatgcaacgcagaacAGGCTAgataacctagtaatatcaaccatgtgtagttaactagtgattatgattgattgattgttttttataggataagtttaatgctagctagcaacttaccatggctTCTTACAgcattcgcgtaacctcgtggagtgcaatgtaaagcaggtggttagagcgttggactagttaaccgtaaggttgcaagattgaatccctgagctgacaaggtaaaaatctgtcgttctgcccctgaacaaggcagttaactcactgttcctaggccgtcattgaaaataagaatgtgttcttaactgagttgcctagtttaataaaggtccatttaaaaaaaaacgaagaaaaaaactgccaaatcggtgtccaaaataCCGATTtgtatgaaaacttgaaatcggccctaattaatcggtcgacctctactatggtGGATACGTTTCCTTACCAAGGTGTCTGTTTGTAGAAGGTTGCAGCCTCTTCCTGGACCACCTCAGGTGATGGtactctctcttccatctcctccACATCCTCATCAGACTCTGAAACACCAAGAACATGACTGAGTCCCAATTATAGCAGTTTTAGAGCGGAATGAAATACccgttacattttagtcatttagcagatacgGTGAATTTATATAATTCATAATAGTAGCGTTGACCCAGAGGTACAAAGCACCGCAATGGAGTTCAATAAGAGCAACACCTCTAACCATTATGTATTAGTCACGCGACATAAATTACATATGAAACCAAACAAGCCAAACGTAAAGAAGCTTCCTAATCATTAACATGCTCACCTTCAGGGGGTTCTGAGTCAGAATCCCCAAACACTTCGTCTTGGTAACGGAATACATCGTTGTGAACGTAGAACTTGTTTGTTACAGTGCCCTGAAACACCAACGACATTGAGTTTAAAACAATCAACCCTTTAACTGAACTGGACACTAATACATAAATGAAAACATTTCAAGGACAAATTTCCAATGTCCATCTATACAGTTGAAGGACCTACCTCAGGGGCCAGCACGAATGTCTGCATGAATTTGCGCATGGGCTGCATGTCATTGGACAGCTCCCCCATCACTTGCACCACCACGCCCTCGTTCAAGGTCGCATGGGCGTCAACATGTCTGATCTTGGTGTGGCAGTCACGAAAGTTCAGCGCCAACACTTTTTTATGGATCTCCTTTATACGGAAATAAAGACCTTGATGAGAATCTCAAACTTCAAATGTGTTAGCCTTGTATCAGAAAGCCTAACTGACAATATATTACCCATCTTTAAAATGAACATACTGAGATCTTTGCCATAAAAATCATGTGTGGATGTGTCGCGTTGGATATTTTATAAAGGAAACATATAATACTGCTTCACGAAGAAATAAACTGTATTGTAGTACTCACCGACTGGCCGTAGACTGATTCAACCGGTTTGCCATTGTTGTCCAGACCTCCATGTACATAGGATGAATTTTTCCCATAAAACCTAAAACAAGAGTAAAATCAGTTACTTCTCGTCTTTGTAGTAGAGGCATAGATAGCTTAGTAATATATTAAAGCAGATCACAATAGAACAGATAGTGTTTGGGAAGAatgttgtagtactgtactggttTTACCTGTGCAGGTAGTCGGGTGCCTGGTTGAGTAGTGTGTAGTACTGTCGGACAAACTCCCGCCCGACGAGCTGGGCACTTGGCTTCTCCATCACCATTTCTTTGGTCAGCTGGAGAGAACTGAAACATCGTGTGGTTGTCATGGTGTGGATAATGGAGTCTGATCTGTACCAGTCACCATCCgtgtctgttctgtctgacaAACCGGCAAGCCTTAGCCATATCACCCAGCTATTTATTAAGCCAATCATGGCGACAAGTACCATTAGCGCTAACTTTACAGGAGGCTGTGCAAGAGCAGAATTAGCATTCAATCTAATCTGTGGATGACTAGCTCGCTAGACATCTAGTCAATTCAACCAATAATAGGTTTCAGTTCATAGTAGTATGAAATTAATTGTAGGAGAGAAATGAGTCGCCCAGACCCACCCAGCTAAACGGTCTAACGTTATTTAGCTAAGTTGTGCTTCAAGGGTCTATGTCTAGAAAGGCCGAATTGCA
The sequence above is drawn from the Salmo salar chromosome ssa05, Ssal_v3.1, whole genome shotgun sequence genome and encodes:
- the LOC106604193 gene encoding ras GTPase-activating protein-binding protein 1 gives rise to the protein MVMEKPSAQLVGREFVRQYYTLLNQAPDYLHRFYGKNSSYVHGGLDNNGKPVESVYGQSEIHKKVLALNFRDCHTKIRHVDAHATLNEGVVVQVMGELSNDMQPMRKFMQTFVLAPEGTVTNKFYVHNDVFRYQDEVFGDSDSEPPEESDEDVEEMEERVPSPEVVQEEAATFYKQTPCTEVKRPEEEVALTPEPEAEPEAEPDVVDGKRDLEPETQQQQEHTTEEQGEKCPVSSPLPSATADPAPAPAEDNRPFSWASVTSKNLPPSGVVPVSGIPPHVVKVPSATPRVEVKTEAAAQRTQPRGEQRPREARPGPPPVNRGPRPGVREGEQGESSEVGRVVRYPDAHQLFVGNVPHDVDKAELKDFFQQYGTVLELRINSGGKLPNFGFVVFDDSEPVQKILSNRPIKFRGDVRLNVEEKKTRSAREGDRRDIRPRGPGGPGGPRERIGGPRGPPTRGGMAQKPSFGSGRGAGPNEGGRYMGPRQ